The genomic segment GGAACTCAGCACCTGGAAGGCCTCCGCCGCCTCTACCGAGGCAACCACCCGCCTCCCGTTCAGGGGGTTCTTCCGGACGGCCAGCTCCAGGGCCGCTTCCCCCCCGCGGGGCTGGCCCGCTTTATCGAGGGCCTCGCGGAACGGCGCGTCTCCGGCGTAAAGGCGCCCAAGCACGGGGCTTCCGTGCCCCAGCACCATGAACGACGCCTTGCGGATCTCCTCGTCAGTCACCTCCGTTTCGTCCTTCAGGGTAAATCCCCGTTCTCTCAATGTTTCGAGAAGTGCGGCGTACTTCTTCCGTTCCGCGTCGTCCCCGGGCAAGGCAACGATGCGCTCGGGACTGCCCAGAAAAGCCGACAACACCGGGGGGGTCTCGTCCTCGTCAAGCACCCGCAGAACGTCGTACCCGGGGTCGACGACGAGCTCCGTGGGCTGCCCCGGGGTCTTGAGCGACACGTACTGGACCGGCTCGGTTACCTCCACGTCCGTCTCGTGGGCGCCTGCCTCCGTGTCGACGACCACGGGGAGACTGAAGCGGTAGGGCTTGCCCTGCTGCCTCAGGGTAAAGGTCACCCTGTAGCTCCCGTCAAGAAGCAGGGCGCGGGGCTCGCTCACCGTAAAGGAGGGCACCCCCGGCCGCTCGACCCACTGGGCGAAGAACTCCTTGAGGTCCTTCCCCGAGGCCACCTCGAAGGACTCCCTCACGTCCGTCCAGGAGGCCATCTTGAAACGGCGTATCTTCACCAGGTGCTGTAGGGCCTGAAAGAGCGCGTCCCTTCCCACTTTCCTGTCGAGCATGTGGAAAAAGACCACCCCCTTGCCCTGCATCATGGCCCGGCCCGCGGCGTCCTCGGGGCCCTTGTAGTCGGCCAGGCTCGTGCCGCCGCCGCCCTGGGCGTAGTTGTTATAGGTAACGAGGGCCTTCTTGCGGAAGGCGGCGTCCCTTTCCTTCCGCTCGGCAAAGAGGTGCTCCGAAAGGAAGGCCGTCAGCCCGTCCCCCCAGTCTCCCTGATGGACGTCCACATAGAGGGAATTGCCCACCCACTGGCTCAAAACGTCCCTGGCCACGATGGGCTCGGCCAGGAACGGCCGGCGGGCGATGTCCCATCCCAAAAGGGCGTAGGTGGGCATGGAATGGCTCTCGGGCAGGACGTTCTCGACGATGAACAAGTGCCTGTAAGGGTAATCCCCGAGCACCTCTTCATAGAAGCGGATGTACTTCTTGGCCTGCTCGATGTAAATGTCCGACAGTTTCGCGTCCCGGGGGAACAGATATGTGTAGATGACCGTGTTGCCCACGTAGCCGGCGTTCCTGCTGTACGGGCCCGCCGTGAGGGTCAGGGCGGGAAGGGGGTTTTTGAAACGGAAGGAATACCGGGTCTGGTTCCCGGGGAGGCCCTCCGGCCGTATCTCGTCGTTCTCCGACACGGGGACGAAGCCGTCGGGCAGGGTAACGGTCAGCCGGTAGTAGGCCAGGTGGTCCTCGGTCTGCACAATGGGGTACCAGTGGCCGGTAAGGAAAAGCCCCTCCTTGTCGATGATGCCCTCCCTGACGACGGGAAGCTCTTCGTCCTTCACGATCTCGTTCCCGGGGAAAACGCCCTCGAAGCCCACGACGAGGACGCCGGCCGTGGGGCCGACCGTGAAGACCCCGTCAGTGGGCGTAACGTCCAGCATCTCGCCGTTCAGGGCGACCCCCGTCAAGCGGAGCTTTCCCAGGTCCACCGTGTACTGTTTCTCCACGGGCAGAATCACCCGCACCCTGCCCGTCAGCAGATGCTTGGACGGCTCCACGGTCACATTTATTTCATGCTCCGGCAGAAGCGGCCCTTCGATGAGCTGCACCGCAGCGGCCGGCACGGCGGCGGCCACAAGGATAAAAACGACGAGCGGGACCACGACGTTACGCATAAGGCTCCTCCTCAGCATCCTATTATAAAGAAGAAGGGTCGAACAGTGGTAGCGCCGTCCCGAAGGGCGCTCAAAGGACCGCGCGAGGCGGCCTCCGGAGGGGAGCCGGGACGACCGTGCCCCGGGACACGCTCTGCACGGAGCGCCTTGACAAATCGCCCCGGCACGCCTACAGTAGCATTCGAAGCCCCCGGCAAGGGGGATGCGCACGGAGCAAGGAGGTGCCGTCATGCTGATAAGGCTTTTTCTGAATGACCCGCAGGGACGGCGGTGAAAAACCATCGGCTCCGTGGTCGCGGAGCTTGGAAAATCCTACGCCTTCGATGTCGAGATAATCAGAAAGCCCGAGGCCGGCAGGCTCGGCCGCCCTTCCCTTCCGAAATTCCCCGCCATGGAGATAGACGATGAGCTTTTCTTTGAGGACGGGGGAACGTCCGTGAAAGAGCTCGAGCGGGAGCTCATCCGCAGAAACGCACCCAGGGCGTAAGGCCTAGAAGGGGAAGCTGAAAGAGGCCGTATTCGCGACCCCGCTTTTCACCCCTATCTTTTCAGCATCCCTTGCCGTGGGCCGAGGCGCCCGGAGCGGCCCATGGCCTTTCGGGCACGCGCCTCCCGCACATTTACTTCCGCTCCTTTCTTGCTACAATCAGAGGGGGATGTTCCTCGGCACCTTGAGCTTTCGGTGGCTTGAAACGGCGCTCCTTCCGGAGGTCTTCCGGGCAGCGCACGCCAAGCTCAAATAAAGAAGGCGGCCCGAGCACGTGGTTCGGGCCGCCTGTGGACGCATCAAAGCCCACGGAGAATCGGGAGGTGTTCCATGAAACCCAGAACAGTCCTTTTGACGGCGGGGGTTTTCCTTGCCTCTCTGTTTGCTTTGCCCGGCGGGGCCGCCGCGCACTGCGACACGCTGGGCGGGCCGGTGGTGGCCGCGGCCAAGACGGCCCTGGAGACGGGCGACATCACGCCCGTGCTGAAGTGGGTGAGGAAGGAGGACGAAGCAGAAATAAGGGAGATGTTCGAGAAGGCCCTCGCCGTCAGAAAGAAGGGGCCGGAGGCGCGGGAGCTTGCCGACATGTACTTCTTCGAGACGCTGGTGCGCATCCACAGGGCCGGCGAAGGGGCGCCCTACACCGGGCTCAAGCCTGCCGGAGCCGTGGAGCCGGCGGTAGAGCAGGCCGACCGGGCGCTTGCTAGCGGGAAGGTCGACGGGCTCGTCCGGCTGGTCACCGAGGCCGTCCGGGAGGGAATCCGCGAGCGTTTCCAGCGCGCGTACACGCGCAGTGAGCACGCCCAGGACAGCGTTGCGGCAGGCCGCGCCTTTGTCCGGGCCTACGTGGAGTTCACGCACTACGTTGAGCGGCTCCACATGGATGCGACGGCGCACGGCGGGGCGGAAACGCACGAGCATCACCAGTGACGCAGGGGCGACCGGAAATACAAGGCAAGGCAGGCCGAAGGGCCGGGTGGTTGTGCAGGACGCTGCCGCCCCCCGGGCGTGGCCGGGCCAAAAGAACGGGATACATTCAGGCGGCGCGGCGCGGTCGAAGCGAGGCCCTTCGGCCGGTAGGGTTATGTTCCCCGTACGGGTGGGGCGGACGGAGTTCCGGGCGTCCGCCGCCGGCGGATGCGGAAGCTCCCGGTTCCGGGGAAGGTTCCGGCGTGCTTTTGAAAGTCCTTCATCTCCTGAAAAATATCGACGCGAAAAAGATTGCCGTGCTTACCAGGATGATCAGGGGGCCGGCGGGAAACCCGGTCAGCTTGAAAAGCACTATCCCCGCGGATGAAGACACCGCGCCGATAACCATCGCCCCGAAGGCATACTGGGACAGATTTCTGCTCAGGTTCCGCGCGGCGGCGGCCGGAATGGCGACCAGCGCCGCCGTCAGGAGGCCGCCGACCATCTTGACTCCCAGGGCGACGATGACGGCAATCAGGAGCAAATAGACGAGATTGTGTTTCTTGACGTTTATGCCCTTGGACCGCGCCAGGTCGTCGGAAATGTTGACCAGGACCATGTCCGGGTAGATTTTCCTTATGACAACGAAAAGGACAAGGGCGACAAGCACGGAGACGACCGTTTCCCAGAGGCCTATCCTGGAGATGTCGCCCACCAGGGCCGCCTCCGCCTGTTCCATGGGCAAGAACAGGAAAGCGACGGCCACGCCCGAGGCAAAGACGACGGCGGTCAGCGCTTCCATGGGCAGGTGTGTTCCCAGTTCGAACAGCCAGATGAAAACGATACCCAGAATGACGAAGGGGAAAGCGCCCAGCGATACGTCGAAGCCGTATATCAGGGCCAGGGCCACCCCCGGCAGGGCCAAATGCCCCAGGGGGCCGGCGACGAGGGCCATCCTCTTGCTCAGCATCAGAGACCCCAGGTATCCGGCCACGCCGCCGATAAAAATGCCCGCCGTCAGGCTTAACCACAGTTGACCCGGCATGGCCGTCATTCGTGCCCGTGCTGATAGTATTTCACTTCGCCGCCGTAAAGGTCCTGGAGGCTCTCGGGGGTGAGCACCTTGCGGGGCGGGCCGTGGCACGTCGCCTTCCTGCTCAGGCAGATGACCTGGTTTGAAAACTGATACACCACGCTCAGGTCATGCGTAACCAGCAGAACGGTGAGATGCCGCTCTTCCCTGAGTTTCGCCAGGAGGTTGTAGATGGTCTCCTCGCCGCTGATGTCGATGCCGGTGGTCGGCTCGTCGAAGAGCAACACCTGGGGATTGCCGACCAGGCCCCAGGCTATCAGTATCCTCTGAAACTGTCCCGAGGAAAGGTCGCCTATCTTGCGCCCGATAAACTCCTCGCTGAACCCCACCGCGCTGACGATATCCCGCACCTCCTCTTCGGAAACCTTTTTGAGGGCGAAGAAATCCATGACGCTCAGCGGGATGTCCCTTATGAACGGCAGCCTCTGGGGGACATAGCCGGTCTTGATGCCCTTTTCCCAGCTTATCTCTCCGGCGTAAGGCAAGAGCCCCAGCAGGCATTTCAGCAGGACCGTCTTTCCCGCCCCGTTGGGGCCCAAAATGGTAACGATGTCCCCTCTTTTCACGGTAAAGGAAAGGTGCTCGATAACGCGCCGGTGGTCCAGCTCCACGTTGAGGTCCTGCACTTTCAAGATCAAATCGTTTTCCATCTGTCTTCCCTGACGCTGGATGTCTCCTCTTTCATCCTCCCTCTCATGGCTGCGGGCGCCCCCCGGGAGGACCGGGCGCCGTTGTTCCCCTTCACCCGGGCGCGTATCGCGTTGATAATAACAGATTTATCCACATGCTAG from the Nitrospirota bacterium genome contains:
- a CDS encoding iron chelate uptake ABC transporter family permease subunit, with protein sequence MPGQLWLSLTAGIFIGGVAGYLGSLMLSKRMALVAGPLGHLALPGVALALIYGFDVSLGAFPFVILGIVFIWLFELGTHLPMEALTAVVFASGVAVAFLFLPMEQAEAALVGDISRIGLWETVVSVLVALVLFVVIRKIYPDMVLVNISDDLARSKGINVKKHNLVYLLLIAVIVALGVKMVGGLLTAALVAIPAAAARNLSRNLSQYAFGAMVIGAVSSSAGIVLFKLTGFPAGPLIILVSTAIFFASIFFRR
- a CDS encoding ChaN family lipoprotein, translating into MRNVVVPLVVFILVAAAVPAAAVQLIEGPLLPEHEINVTVEPSKHLLTGRVRVILPVEKQYTVDLGKLRLTGVALNGEMLDVTPTDGVFTVGPTAGVLVVGFEGVFPGNEIVKDEELPVVREGIIDKEGLFLTGHWYPIVQTEDHLAYYRLTVTLPDGFVPVSENDEIRPEGLPGNQTRYSFRFKNPLPALTLTAGPYSRNAGYVGNTVIYTYLFPRDAKLSDIYIEQAKKYIRFYEEVLGDYPYRHLFIVENVLPESHSMPTYALLGWDIARRPFLAEPIVARDVLSQWVGNSLYVDVHQGDWGDGLTAFLSEHLFAERKERDAAFRKKALVTYNNYAQGGGGTSLADYKGPEDAAGRAMMQGKGVVFFHMLDRKVGRDALFQALQHLVKIRRFKMASWTDVRESFEVASGKDLKEFFAQWVERPGVPSFTVSEPRALLLDGSYRVTFTLRQQGKPYRFSLPVVVDTEAGAHETDVEVTEPVQYVSLKTPGQPTELVVDPGYDVLRVLDEDETPPVLSAFLGSPERIVALPGDDAERKKYAALLETLRERGFTLKDETEVTDEEIRKASFMVLGHGSPVLGRLYAGDAPFREALDKAGQPRGGEAALELAVRKNPLNGRRVVASVEAAEAFQVLSSSHAFFRDDASSVLGFRDGERVLSYTLPSQEGMRFDLSMRASAMVPGSGVSLDEAIRKVIDKPVIYVGEGHARYQDHRVQLALLKALQEEGRPFGIGMEMFERPFQDALDEYVAGNIDEQELLKKTQYYERWRYNYHLYREILSFARTHKIPVVALNQKAEVVKKVAEGGLDALGKEERSQVPEDMDFSDAGYKERLRAAFTVHDNGSFTNFYQAQILWDETMAHAVADFFRTYPGYQMVVLAGSSHVAFGSGIPRRAYRLTGKDYAILLGSPEGEHLVPGMADYVVFAQPLAAPEPEKLGVVLEKGEEGVRIKEMAADSPAAKAGLQPGDVLVSAGGLDIKEISDLRIALFDKHPGETLSLKVRREGSWGRGSEAEFTVTFP
- a CDS encoding DUF6448 family protein, yielding MKPRTVLLTAGVFLASLFALPGGAAAHCDTLGGPVVAAAKTALETGDITPVLKWVRKEDEAEIREMFEKALAVRKKGPEARELADMYFFETLVRIHRAGEGAPYTGLKPAGAVEPAVEQADRALASGKVDGLVRLVTEAVREGIRERFQRAYTRSEHAQDSVAAGRAFVRAYVEFTHYVERLHMDATAHGGAETHEHHQ
- a CDS encoding metal ABC transporter ATP-binding protein, yielding MENDLILKVQDLNVELDHRRVIEHLSFTVKRGDIVTILGPNGAGKTVLLKCLLGLLPYAGEISWEKGIKTGYVPQRLPFIRDIPLSVMDFFALKKVSEEEVRDIVSAVGFSEEFIGRKIGDLSSGQFQRILIAWGLVGNPQVLLFDEPTTGIDISGEETIYNLLAKLREERHLTVLLVTHDLSVVYQFSNQVICLSRKATCHGPPRKVLTPESLQDLYGGEVKYYQHGHE